A stretch of the Thunnus thynnus chromosome 7, fThuThy2.1, whole genome shotgun sequence genome encodes the following:
- the si:ch211-137a8.2 gene encoding uncharacterized protein si:ch211-137a8.2, which produces MPEVDSLSSDHHGDTIHATEGRDAVTGETVMDMELLLDLSESPFLFTSSPPEPNGEETQQVDDSWSQDGDLRGCGQLERRWILWHEFMKEHAHLDAWLRLAEQAVSSPNSAHVTYVTAKEELRKFERLRCEAGSRLVQLDSLTRRNRMLTRLFQGVMKARALASTRECGARWDDVNAKLESITGQLKLLVSEWEGFEVEREDLALWLADLDFRLSEVEHLTGNTCEKLRRLQSFQQCVCVNSSRINALLQRGEALIQRSEPTDAQHVESQLLELLRCCSHVYNNIARTHTRLLSMRLVFEDDWILSQATDSGCPSESLLEEEGALDKPNLDLPVISNHPKDFSQSANPRLGFSSGSPSSLHLPPPPPSPSSPSHEHLGLEWDPSVDIGRSVSCDDADSSYFSTSTGLCHRDGLKRRSYLSSLGSQSDISNDVTNQEADLRREGWRDRGHRGLFSSVATEEGGTRLLSEDQWVTSTPDGRDGEPVSFDGGRVRAWLGVQSPAPSDRETSCCKAVQTDGEVKYYLDEPEQLRPHAVDGQSHRDNTQKPFLSPSPSPSHDLKATPDWMWHQYPSNLQAEEEPSCYEDAERLLSEQSVTQSRRAPSSLLSPALLYLLLAAALALLVCLIWGFLEPPCHRSSRMPRSLHLALRYVNGPPPT; this is translated from the exons ATGCCTGAAGTAGACTCGCTCTCTTCGGATCACCATGGTGACACCATCCACGCCACTGAAGGACGTGATGCTGTGACCggagagacagtgatggataTGGAGCTGTTGCTGGATCTGTCTGAGTCTCCGTTCCTTTTCACTTCGTCTCCGCCGGAGCCGAACGGGGAGGAAACGCAGCAAGTGGACGACAGCTGGAGCCAAGATGGAGACCTGCGGGGATGTGGACA GTTGGAGAGAAGGTGGATCCTCTGGCACGAGTTTATGAAAGAACACGCTCACCTGGACGCTTGGCTGCGATTGGCTGAGCAGGCCGTCAGTTCGCCAAACTCCGCCCATGTTACCTATGTCACTGCCAAGGAAGAGCTGAGGAAGTTTGAG aggCTGCGTTGTGAGGCGGGATCTCGACTCGTCCAGCTTGACAGTCTGACGCGGAGGAATCGAATGCTGACTCGGCTGTTTCAGGGTGTCATGAAGGCTCGGGCGTTGGCGTCGACGAGGGAGTGTGGCGCAAGATGGGACGATGTGAACGCCAAACTGGAATCCATCACAGGACAACTGAAG CTCCTTGTCTCAGAGTGGGAGGGGTTTGAGGTGGAGCGAGAGGATCTTGCTCTCTGGTTGGCTGATCTGGACTTCCGTCTGAGTGAAGTAGAACACCTGACAGGAAACACCTGCGAAAAGCTGAGAcgactgcag tcattccagcagtgtgtgtgcgtgaactCGAGCCGCATTAATGCCCTTCTGCAGCGCGGCGAGGCGTTGATCCAGCGCAGCGAGCCGACTGACGCTCAGCACGTCGAGAGCCAGTTGCTGGAGCTGCTGCGGTGCTGCAGCCACGTCTACAACAACATCGCACGGACACACACCCGGCTGCTCAGCATGAgactg GTGTTTGAGGATGACTGGATTCTGTCTCAGGCTACAGACTCCGGTTGTCCTTCAGAGTCTTTATTAGAGGAAGAGGGAGCGCTTGATAAACCCAACCTGGACCTCCCTGTAATTTCAAACCATCCTAAAG ATTTCAGCCAATCAGCTAACCCTCGCCTCGGCTTCTCCTCCGGCTCGCCCTCATCGcttcacctccctcctcctcccccctcgcCGTCCTCTCCTTCCCATGAGCACCTGGGGCTCGAGTGGGACCCCTCGGTCGATATCGGACGATCCGTCTCCTGCGACGACGCCGACTCTTCGTATTTCAGCACCAGCACAG gtctgTGTCACAGAGACGGCCTGAAGAGGCGGAGCTACCTCAGTTCCCTCGGCTCTCAGTCTGACATCAGCAATGACGTCACCAACCAGGAGGCGGACCTG CGACGGGAGGGATGGCGTGACCGTGGTCATCGTGGTCTCTTCTCATCGGTCGCAACCGAGGAAGGCGGGACTCGGCTCCTCTCCGAGGATCAGTGGGTGACCTCGACTCCTGACGGACGGGACGGTGAGCCGGTCAGCTTTGATGGCGGGCGTGTGAGGGCGTGGTTGGGAGTTCAGAGCCCCGCCCCTTCAGATAGAGAGACTTCCTGCTGTAAAGCCGTGCAGACTGATGGGGAGGTGAAG TACTACCTGGATGAACCCGAGCAGCTGCGTCCTCATGCCGTTGACGGCCAAAGTCACCGTGACAACACACAAAAGCCTTTTCTTAGCCCCTCCCCTTCACCGTCACATGACCTAAAAGCTACACCTGATTGGATGTGGCATCAATATCCATCAAATCTACAG GCTGAAGAAGAGCCATCCTGTTATGAAGACGCTGAGCGACTTCTCTCCGAACAAAg TGTGACCCAGAGCAGGAGGGCTCCCTCGTCCCTGCTCTCCCCAGCACTCCTCTACCTCCTTCTGGCTGCAGCTCTGGCTCTGTTGGTTTGTCTGATCTGGGGCTTCCTGGAGCCTCCGTGCCACCGTAGCAGCAGGATGCCGCGTAGCCTCCACCTGGCGCTGAGATACGTCAACGGACCACCACCAACCTGA